Proteins encoded within one genomic window of Cellulomonas flavigena DSM 20109:
- the pgl gene encoding 6-phosphogluconolactonase: MSTPTPEILVHPDADVLAAATAARLLTRLVDLQSHRSPVHVVLTGGTVGIATLRAVAQSPVRDAVDWSGVHLWWGDERFLPDGDPDRNETQARAALLDALGEALPAGNVHPFPAPCADVPDGETSARRYAAELRAHAGGDGLAPRFDVLLLGMGPDGHVASLFPGHAALFEASSLVAAEHDSPKAPSERVTLTFPVIRSAREVWVVAAGAEKAPAVARALAGDDVRTTPAAGATGTGRTLWLVDVAAAAQLPGGGPGSAPAPGSSEGLRPRSASSAERAWAAVDAFVAPLVDEPQTARDVQAAASDAGLPDIAVSAAQGRLLELLARSVGARRILEIGTLGGYSTWWLAQSLPTDGRVVSLELEPDHAAVASASLAATGLGDRVEVLVGPALASLDALVAAGSEPFDLVFVDADKQQLAAYTDRAITLSRPGALVMVDNVVRGGAVTDADHPDDRVQGVRTFLAAAAADERVDGTVVQTVGEKGYDGFALLRVR; encoded by the coding sequence ATGAGCACGCCCACGCCCGAGATCCTCGTCCACCCCGACGCCGACGTGCTGGCGGCCGCGACCGCGGCCCGGCTGCTGACGCGGCTGGTCGACCTGCAGTCCCACCGCTCACCGGTGCACGTCGTGCTCACCGGGGGCACCGTCGGGATCGCGACGCTGCGAGCGGTGGCCCAGTCGCCCGTCCGGGACGCCGTCGACTGGTCCGGGGTGCACCTGTGGTGGGGCGACGAGCGCTTCCTGCCCGACGGCGACCCCGACCGCAACGAGACGCAGGCACGTGCTGCACTCCTCGACGCGCTCGGTGAGGCGCTGCCCGCGGGCAACGTGCACCCCTTCCCGGCGCCGTGCGCCGACGTGCCCGACGGTGAGACGTCCGCGCGGCGCTATGCCGCCGAGCTGCGCGCGCACGCCGGCGGCGACGGCCTCGCACCCCGGTTCGACGTGCTGCTGCTCGGCATGGGGCCCGACGGGCACGTCGCGTCCCTCTTCCCCGGGCACGCCGCACTGTTCGAGGCGAGCTCCCTGGTCGCCGCCGAGCACGACTCCCCCAAGGCGCCGTCGGAGCGTGTGACGCTCACGTTCCCGGTGATCCGTTCCGCCCGCGAGGTCTGGGTGGTCGCGGCCGGTGCCGAGAAGGCACCGGCAGTGGCCCGCGCCCTCGCGGGCGACGACGTGCGCACGACCCCCGCCGCGGGCGCGACCGGCACCGGGCGCACCCTCTGGCTCGTCGACGTCGCGGCGGCAGCGCAGCTGCCGGGTGGTGGGCCGGGATCCGCGCCCGCCCCCGGCTCGTCCGAGGGCCTGCGTCCTCGGAGCGCATCGAGCGCCGAGCGCGCGTGGGCAGCGGTCGACGCCTTCGTCGCCCCGCTCGTGGACGAGCCCCAGACCGCCCGCGACGTCCAGGCCGCGGCGTCGGACGCCGGACTCCCGGACATCGCCGTCAGCGCTGCCCAGGGGCGGCTCCTCGAGCTGCTCGCCCGTTCCGTGGGAGCACGCCGCATCCTGGAGATCGGCACGCTCGGCGGGTACAGCACATGGTGGCTCGCCCAGTCGCTGCCGACGGACGGCCGGGTCGTGTCGCTCGAGCTCGAGCCGGACCACGCGGCGGTCGCCTCGGCCTCCCTCGCGGCCACGGGACTGGGCGACCGCGTCGAGGTGCTCGTCGGCCCCGCGCTCGCGTCGCTCGACGCCCTGGTCGCGGCGGGCAGCGAACCGTTCGACCTCGTCTTCGTCGACGCCGACAAGCAGCAGCTCGCGGCGTACACCGACCGCGCGATCACGCTGTCGCGTCCCGGGGCGCTCGTCATGGTCGACAACGTCGTGCGCGGCGGCGCCGTCACCGACGCGGACCACCCGGACGACCGCGTCCAGGGCGTCCGCACGTTCCTCGCGGCGGCCGCGGCCGACGAGCGTGTCGACGGCACGGTCGTGCAGACCGTGGGCGAGAAGGGCTACGACGGGTTCGCGCTGCTGCGCGTGCGCTGA
- a CDS encoding RNA polymerase-binding protein RbpA: MASGSAIRGSRVGAGPMGEAERGDAAPRVWISYWCANGHETRPSFAEEAAEEAPATWDCPRCGFPAGQDPEAPPAPVKNEPYKTHLAYVKERRSEEDGAAILDEALAALRARRGR; the protein is encoded by the coding sequence ATGGCGAGCGGGAGTGCGATCAGGGGGTCGCGCGTCGGGGCCGGCCCGATGGGTGAGGCGGAGCGCGGCGACGCGGCCCCTCGCGTGTGGATCTCCTACTGGTGCGCGAACGGCCACGAGACGCGGCCGAGCTTCGCGGAGGAGGCCGCCGAGGAGGCGCCCGCCACATGGGACTGCCCGCGCTGCGGCTTCCCCGCGGGACAGGACCCGGAGGCGCCGCCGGCGCCTGTGAAGAACGAGCCGTACAAGACGCACCTCGCGTACGTGAAGGAGCGTCGCAGCGAGGAGGACGGCGCGGCCATCCTCGACGAGGCCCTCGCAGCGCTCCGCGCCCGTCGCGGCCGCTGA